CTGGCAGCTCTGGGTGCATTACGAAATCGAACCCTGGACCCGCGACGGCCGCGTCAAGGCCTATGTGGTGCAGGTCGCGCCGGATGTGTCCGGCCTGGTCACCGACGTGCCGGTGCACGACAACCAGGACGTGAAGGCCGGCGACGTGCTGTTCGAGATCGACCGCGCCCGCTTCCAGCTCGCCTACGACCAGGCCCAGGCCTCGGTGCGCTCGCAGCAGGTGGCGCGCGAACAAGCGCTGCGCGACGCCAAGCGCAACCGCGCGCTGGGCCAGCTGGTCGCGGCGGAAGCCCTGGAACAGAGCCAGACCAAGCTGCAGCAGACCGAGGCCGCGCTGGCCCAGGCCGAGGTGCAGTTGAACAGCGCGCGCCTGAACCTGGAGCGCAGCCGCGTGCTGGCCGCCACCGACGGCCGCGTCACCAACCTGGACCTGCGCGCCGGCGCCTATGCCACCGCCGGCCGTGGCGTGATGGCGCTGGTGGATTCCGGCTCGTTCTACATCGAAGGCTATTTCGAGGAAACCAAGCTGCCCCGCATCCACGAAGGCGACCCCGTGACCGTGACGCTGATGGGCGACGACCGCCGCATCCATGGCCATGTGGAAAGCATCGCGCTGGGCATCGCCGACCGCGACCGCAGCACCGGCGCCAACCTGCTGCCCAACGTCAACCCCACCTTCAACTGGGTGCGGCTGGCGCAGCGCATCCCGGTGCGCGTGAAGATCGACCAGGTGCCCGAGGGCGTGCGCCTGGTGGCCGGCCAGACCGCCACCGTGTCCGTCAACCCGCCGGAGACCGCGCGGGACGACGGCGCGCCGCGCCACTCCTGATCCCCGCTCTCCCGCCCTCCGTCTCCACACGTCTTGCCGCAACCGTCATGAATACCCGCCATTTCCTTCCGCTGATGCTGACCGCCGCGCTGGCGGGCTGCGCCGCCGTGGGTCCGGACTACCGGACGCCCGCCGACGCCGCCGTCCAGCGACCGGACGCGCAGGCGCCCTTCCTGGAGTCGCATGAGGCGGCCTACCGGCAGGACGCGCCGCCCGGACGCTGGTGGCGGCTGTACGACGACCCGGCGCTGGACGGACTGGTGGAACAGGCGCTGGCCGCCAATACCGACCTGCGCGT
The Achromobacter sp. AONIH1 DNA segment above includes these coding regions:
- a CDS encoding HlyD family secretion protein, which gives rise to MKIPNALRPAAIGKFALTAAVVAAAVAAGWQLWVHYEIEPWTRDGRVKAYVVQVAPDVSGLVTDVPVHDNQDVKAGDVLFEIDRARFQLAYDQAQASVRSQQVAREQALRDAKRNRALGQLVAAEALEQSQTKLQQTEAALAQAEVQLNSARLNLERSRVLAATDGRVTNLDLRAGAYATAGRGVMALVDSGSFYIEGYFEETKLPRIHEGDPVTVTLMGDDRRIHGHVESIALGIADRDRSTGANLLPNVNPTFNWVRLAQRIPVRVKIDQVPEGVRLVAGQTATVSVNPPETARDDGAPRHS